Proteins encoded within one genomic window of Gadus macrocephalus chromosome 16, ASM3116895v1:
- the thyn1 gene encoding thymocyte nuclear protein 1 yields the protein MAPKKSTRASTRAADSSTFDVTPKDDDSREEVEVKKPIRGKRSASDSSDKKTKSVPPSIPLFSHWLMKSEPETRLEYGVDVKFGIEDLKALPNQTGCWDGVRNYQARNFMRDMREGHVAFFYHSNCKEPGIAGVMEVVKVAYVDHTQFDKKDVHFDASSKADNPKWSMVDVRYQRMLQRFIPLSELKKYHLKHSATGGPLKSMALFTSARLSVQPLTPEEFQFVLDLETKEPI from the exons ATGGCACCGAAGAAAAGCACCAGAGCGAGTACGAGAGCCGCCGACTCCA GTACATTTGACGTCACTCCCAAAGACGACGACAGCCGAGAAGAGGTGGAAGTGAAGAAGCCGATCCGGGGTAAGAGATCGGCCTCTGATAGttccgataaaaaaacaaaaagcgtACCCCCAAgcatccctctcttctcccattGGCTGATGAAGTCGGAGCCCGAGACCCGGTTGGAGTACGGGGTTGACGTGAAG TTCGGGATTGAGGACTTGAAGGCTCTTCCCAATCAGACGGGATGCTGGGATGGTGTCCGCAATTATCAG GCACGCAACTTCATGAGGGACATGAGAGAGGGGCATGTAGCCTTCTTCTACCACAGCAACTGCAAGGAGCCGGGCATCGCAGGAGTCATGGAG GTCGTGAAGGTGGCGTATGTGGACCACACTCAGTTTGACAAGAAAGACGTGCACTTCGATGCATCCAGCAAAGCGGACAACCCCAAATGGAGCATG GTTGACGTCCGGTATCAACGGATGCTTCAGCGGTTTATTCCTCTGTCTGAGCTGAAGAAGTACCACCTGAAGCACAGTGCAACTGGGGGCCCCCTGAAGAGCATGGCTCTGTTCACCAGCGCCAGGCTCTCCGTccaacccctgacccctg AGGAGTTTCAGTTTGTCTTGGACTTGGAGACTAAAGAGCCAATTTGA
- the vps26b gene encoding vacuolar protein sorting-associated protein 26B produces the protein MSFFSFGQSAEIDVVLNDAETRKKAEHKTEDGKKDKYFLFYDGETVSGKVNVTLKNPGKRLEHQGIKIEFVGQIELYYDRGNHHEFVSLVKDLARPGEITQSQTFDFEFTHVEKPYESYTGQNVKLRYFLRATVSRRMNDISKEMDIVVHTLSTYPELNSSIKMEVGIEDCLHIEFEYNKSKYHLKDVIVGKIYFLLVRIKIKHMEIDIIKRETTGTGPSVYHENDTIAKYEIMDGAPVRGESIPIRLFLAGYEMTPTMRDINKKFSVRYYLNLVLIDEEERRYFKQQEITLWRKGDVVRKSMSQQAVIGAQRFEGSAASESALEQAAREESG, from the exons ATGAGTTTCTTTAGTTTTGGTCAAAGTGCAGAAATCGATGTGGTGTTGAATGACGCCGAGACGAGGAAGAAGGCTGAACACAAGACAGAAGATGGGAAGAAGGACAAGTACTTTCTGTTCTACGATGGGGAGACGGTGAGTGGGAAGGTGAACGTCACTCTGAAGAACCCCGGGAAGAGGCTGGAGCACCAGGGGATCAAGATCGAGTTTGTGGGCcagatag AGCTGTACTACGACAGAGGGAACCATCATGAGTTTGTGTCTCTGGTCAAAGACTTGGCCAGACCCGGCGAGATCACCCAGTCCCAGACCTTTGACTTTGAGTTCACTCATGTTGAGAAGCCATACGAGTCCTACACCGGCCAGAACGTCAAGCTCAG GTACTTCCTACGAGCGACGGTCAGCAGAAGAATGAACGACATCAGTAAAGAGATGGACATCGTGGTCCACACTCTGAGCACCTACCCAGAGCTAAACTCGTCTATTAAGATGGAAGTGGGGATTGAAGACTGCCTCCACATTGAATTTGAGTACAACAAATCCAA GTATCATCTGAAAGATGTGATCGTGGGGAAGATCTACTTCCTACTGGTGAGGATCAAGATCAAGCATATGGAGATTGACATTATAAAGCGCGAGACCACTGGCACAGGACCGAGCGTGTACCACGAAAACGACACCATCGCCAAGTACGAGATCATGGACGGGGCGCCAGTAAGAG GGGAGTCCATCCCAATCCGGTTGTTTCTGGCCGGCTACGAGATGACACCGACCATGAGAGACATCAACAAGAAGTTCTCAGTGCGCTACTACCTGAACCTGGTTCTGATcgacgaggaggagaggcgcTACTTCAAACAGCAG GAGATCACGCTGTGGAGGAAGGGCGACGTGGTGAGGAAGAGCATGTCCCAGCAGGCCGTCATCGGGGCCCAGAGGTTCGAGGGCTCGGCCGCGTCCGAGAGCGCACTGGAGCAGGCGGCGAGGGAGGAGAGcggctag
- the jam3a gene encoding junctional adhesion molecule 3B: MATSSSSLAADPILLPYLTEVLTLTELSPAHVCVCVCTCMCKCCGRYMESYKMAIARIIAFILFCSSICHVPSLAVILRTTDKIVWANEFEPIELTCLIESISTNNPRIEWKKIKNGIPSYVYFQNRISGDLEHRAQLREPANILIFNATRTDTAEYRCEVAAIDDQRHFDEILINLAVRVRPVVPRCSVPDAVTVGTSSELRCLENEGFPAAQYRWFHNNEELPLDPKTSPRLINSSYTINQDTGSLKFRRVKKDDAGEYYCQAKNDAGHAQCPPQKMEVYDIDIVGIFLKSLAAFVAFICITVGICHAHKHGCFSSKDHSDNNYKTPGHEHGVVYGDPDEGHFRHKSSFVI; this comes from the exons ATGGCAACATCATCCAGCAGTCTCGCGGCGGACCCCATCCTCCTCCCATACCTCACAGAGGTGCTGACTCTCACAGAGCTCAGCcccgcgcatgtgtgtgtgtgtgtgtgtacgtgtatgtgcaaGTGTTGTGGCCGATACATGGAAAGCTACAAGATGGCGATAGCGCGAATCATCGCTTTCATTCTCTTCTGTTCGAGCATAT GCCACGTGCCATCTCTCGCTGTTATTCTCCGGACGACAGACAAGATTGTGTGGGCAAATGAGTTTGAGC CCATTGAGCTGACCTGCTTAATAGAATCCATCTCCACCAACAATCCCCGGATCGAATGGAAGAAGATCAAGAACGGCATTCCCAGTTATGTGTACTTCCAGAATCGGATATCTG gcGACTTGGAGCACAGGGCACAGCTCAGAGAACCGGCAAACATCCTGATCTTCAACGCCACCCGCACCGACACCGCCGAGTACCGCTGCGAGGTGGCGGCCATCGACGACCAGAGACACTTTGACGAGATCCTCATCAACCTCGCCGTGAGAG TGAGGCCGGTGGTGCCGCGCTGCAGCGTCCCGGACGCCGTCACCGTGGGAACGTCCTCGGAGCTGCGCTGCCTGGAGAACGAGGGCTTCCCCGCAGCGCAGTACCGCTGGTTCCACAACAACGAGGAGCTGCCCCTGGACCCCAAGACCAGCCCCCGGCTCATCAACTCCTCCTACACCATCAACCAGGACACCGGCAGCCTG AAATTCCGTCGGGTGAAGAAGGACGATGCGGGAGAATACTACTGCCAGGCCAAGAACGACGCTGGTCACGCCCAGTGCCCCCCGCAGAAGATGGAAGTCT ATGATATTGACATCGTTGGGATATTCCTGAAGTCATTGGCTGCATTTGTTGCGTTCATCTGTATAACTGTTGGCATTTGTCATGCCCACAAACATGGATGTTTCTCCAGCAAAGATCACAGTGATAATAA CTACAAAACACCCGGCCACGAGCATGGGGTGGTTTACGGCGATCCAGACGAG GGTCATTTTCGACACAAGTCGTCATTCGTCATATGA